The proteins below are encoded in one region of Silene latifolia isolate original U9 population chromosome 2, ASM4854445v1, whole genome shotgun sequence:
- the LOC141644257 gene encoding uncharacterized protein LOC141644257 — protein MSDSLGMSRVTITLGREGRVVKRAGGPEDDEGTMNGVPIQGGKRSVRDRLGGIVEDRSDSYNKRQRGESTSNSVDMCLRKDDLRFKLMQKSNGQGSLNSEPGQSFDLRDKLSRRTSGPSEDIIAMRPPESFDSMRPFVPDPRITSMTRYPVIEARDVSILGRFPPSRNPNGLSVSGPPRSSSWTLENLRRRSPANLRRRSPEELRRRSPQGLRQRSPEGLRQRSPDVLRRRSREGLRLRSPEGFRRQSPEGLGRRAPNGMRRGSPEGLRRRSPESLRRPPEGLRRQSPQFLRRRSPEVLRRRSPEVLRRRSPEVLRRRSPEVLRRRSPEGLRERPVEGLRRRSPERPFHPSTARGHSPLRNREDIQRRPLIRPYDEERSTAYLRMSPKRAVRSSPYLTQSSLPASLNSVVPVSRYPQAGGVVQKAASGADVPPTVDSFLHSIGMEKYAIFFKAEEIDLNALRQLGDGDLKDLGIPMGPRKTILQAVMSRSRRQL, from the exons ATGTCGGATAGTTTGGGGATGTCTCGGGTTACCATTACTCTCGGTCGCGAGGGTCGG GTGGTGAAGAGGGCTGGTGGGCCGGAGGATGATGAGGGAACTATGAATGGTGTGCCTATTCAAGGTGGCAAGCGCTCCGTCAGAGATAGACTTGGTGGTATTGTCGAAGATAGGAGTGATTCTTATAATAAGCG GCAGCGTGGGGAGAGCACAAGTAACTCAGTTG ATATGTGTCTTCGTAAAGATGACCTCCGGTTCAAACTTATGCAAAAAAGCAACGGCCAGGGATCTTTGAACAGCGAGCCAGGGCAGAGTTTTGATCTCCGAGATAAACTGTCAAGAAGAACATCCGGGCCTTCTGAAGATATTATTGCAATGCGGCCTCCTGAATCCTTTGATAGTATGCGCCCTTTTGTGCCTGACCCCAGGATTACTAGCATGACGAGATATCCAGTAATTGAAGCCAGGGATGTAAGCATACTGGGTCGATTCCCTCCATCAAGAAACCCAAATGGATTATCTGTAAGTGGTCCTCCTCGAAGTTCCTCCTGGACTTTGGAGAATCTGAGGCGTAGATCGCCAGCTAATTTGAGGCGAAGATCTCCAGAGGAATTAAGACGGAGATCTCCCCAGGGCTTGCGACAAAGATCTCCGGAGGGTTTGCGACAAAGATCTCCTGATGTCTTGAGAAGAAGATCTCGCGAGGGTTTGAGACTAAGATCTCCTGAGGGCTTTAGACGACAATCTCCAGAGGGCTTAGGACGAAGAGCTCCAAATGGCATGAGACGAGGATCTCCAGAGGGCCTGAGACGAAGATCTCCAGAGAGTCTGAGACGACCTCCAGAGGGCTTAAGACGACAATCACCACAGTTTTTGAGACGACGATCTCCAGAGGTTCTGAGACGACGATCTCCTGAGGTACTGAGACGACGATCTCCAGAGGTTTTGAGACGACGATCTCCCGAGGTACTGAGACGACGATCTCCAGAGGGCTTGAGAGAACGACCTGTTGAAGGTTTGAGACGAAGATCCCCAGAGCGGCCTTTTCACCCTTCTACTGCTAGAGGGCACTCTCCTCTTAGAAATAGAGAAGATATCCAGAGAAGACCATTAATCAGGCCATACGATGAAGAGAGGTCAACTGCATATTTGAGAATGAGTCCAAAAAGAGCTGTCCGTTCATCTCCGTATCTAACCCAATCTTCTTTACCTGCTTCGTTGAACTCTGTGGTCCCAGTTTCTCGTTATCCTCAAGCGGGTGGAGTTGTGCAGAAGGCTGCGTCTGGG GCTGATGTACCTCCCACTGTTGACAGCTTTCTGCATTCCATTGGCATGGAAAAGTACGCCATTTTTTTCAAGGCAGAGGAG ATAGACCTGAATGCATTGAGGCAGTTGGGTGACGGTGATTTGAAAGACTTGGGCATACCTATG GGACCTAGAAAGACGATTCTCCAAGCCGTCATGTCCCGCTCTAGACGTCAGTTGTGA